In Luteibaculum oceani, one DNA window encodes the following:
- the rplM gene encoding 50S ribosomal protein L13: MDTLSYKTISANKETVNKEWLLVDAENETLGRLASKVAKLIRGKHKTNFTPHVDCGDNVVVINAEKIRLSGNKMDDKSYISHSGYPGGQKEVSVKSLLAKKPEAVVEKAVKGMLPKNKLGAKLFNNLFVYAGAAHKQEAQKPKAINLNDIK, translated from the coding sequence GTGGATACGTTAAGTTATAAGACCATTTCGGCCAATAAGGAAACCGTTAATAAAGAATGGTTATTGGTAGATGCAGAGAATGAGACTTTAGGGAGATTGGCAAGTAAGGTTGCTAAACTTATCCGTGGAAAGCACAAAACAAACTTTACTCCACACGTAGACTGTGGAGATAATGTTGTGGTTATCAACGCCGAGAAGATCAGACTTTCAGGAAATAAGATGGATGATAAGTCATACATCAGTCACTCTGGGTACCCAGGAGGTCAGAAAGAAGTTTCTGTAAAGTCGTTATTAGCCAAGAAGCCTGAGGCTGTGGTAGAGAAAGCGGTAAAAGGAATGTTACCTAAGAATAAATTAGGAGCAAAGCTTTTCAACAACTTGTTTGTGTACGCTGGAGCTGCTCATAAGCAAGAGGCTCAAAAGCCAAAAGCAATAAACCTAAACGATATTAAGTAG
- the kbl gene encoding glycine C-acetyltransferase — MYGKIQEYLQNELAQTKEAGLYKAERIISSPQDAEVKLKSGDDVIIMCANNYLGLSSHPDVIKAAHDTLDTHGFGMSSVRFICGTQDIHKELEAKIAKFYGTEDTILYAAAFDANGGVFEPLFSKEDAIISDELNHASIIDGVRLCKAQRYRYKHSDMADLEEQLKAAQAQRFRIIVTDGVFSMDGDIAKLDQICDLADKYDALVMIDECHAAGFIGKTGRGTAEYCNVMDRVDIITGTLGKALGGAMGGYTTAKKEVIEILRQRSRPYLFSNSLAPSIVGAANKVFDILSESTELRDKLEANTKYFKEKLLAAGFDIVPGDSPIVPVMLYDAPLAQKFAEKLLEKGVYAVGFFYPVVPKGKARIRTQLSAAHTTEQLDKAVAAFISVGQELGVINK, encoded by the coding sequence ATGTACGGAAAAATACAAGAGTACCTACAAAACGAATTAGCGCAAACAAAAGAGGCCGGTTTATACAAGGCAGAGCGCATTATTTCTTCACCACAGGATGCCGAGGTAAAGCTAAAAAGTGGCGACGATGTAATTATTATGTGTGCGAACAACTATTTAGGTTTGTCTTCGCACCCTGATGTAATAAAGGCTGCACACGATACTTTAGATACCCATGGATTTGGAATGTCTTCGGTTCGTTTTATTTGTGGAACCCAGGATATCCATAAAGAATTAGAGGCAAAAATTGCTAAGTTTTACGGAACCGAGGACACCATACTTTATGCAGCGGCATTCGATGCCAATGGAGGTGTTTTCGAGCCACTTTTTTCCAAAGAAGATGCCATTATTTCCGATGAGTTAAATCACGCTTCAATCATAGATGGGGTAAGACTTTGTAAGGCGCAACGTTACCGTTACAAGCACTCGGATATGGCAGACTTGGAGGAGCAATTAAAAGCAGCTCAGGCGCAGCGTTTTAGAATAATTGTTACCGATGGGGTTTTCTCTATGGATGGAGACATTGCTAAGTTGGATCAGATTTGCGATTTAGCAGATAAGTACGACGCCTTGGTAATGATAGATGAGTGCCATGCAGCCGGTTTTATTGGTAAAACGGGTAGAGGTACTGCAGAATATTGCAATGTCATGGACAGGGTGGATATTATCACCGGTACCTTGGGAAAAGCCCTAGGTGGAGCAATGGGGGGGTACACTACCGCGAAGAAAGAAGTGATAGAAATTCTTCGTCAGCGCTCTAGACCTTATTTATTTTCAAATTCTTTGGCACCAAGCATCGTTGGAGCAGCAAATAAGGTTTTCGATATCCTTTCTGAGAGTACGGAGTTAAGAGATAAGCTAGAGGCGAACACCAAGTATTTTAAGGAAAAATTATTGGCGGCTGGATTTGATATCGTACCAGGCGACTCGCCTATTGTTCCAGTAATGCTATACGATGCACCTCTTGCCCAAAAGTTTGCAGAAAAATTATTGGAAAAAGGAGTTTATGCGGTAGGATTTTTCTATCCAGTAGTTCCAAAAGGAAAAGCAAGAATTAGAACGCAATTATCCGCTGCACATACTACAGAGCAACTGGATAAGGCGGTAGCAGCATTTATATCTGTAGGACAGGAACTTGGGGTAATTAACAAATAA